GTTATTAATGTGAGATTAGTATCTGCATACGTACTGTATGGCGGTGTTCCTGTACCAAAATATCTCGGTCCTGCACCCATAAATTTAATTGCTACCCCTACTGTATCAAAAGCAAGTACTGATATAGTAGGAAGGGTAAATACAAGCGATACACCGTTGGTTGTAGGACCTTGAGTTACCGTTACAATTCCGAGCGAAGTCCATCCGTCTGAGGAACTTCCCGGACCAGAGCCCACCGGACCTCCTAATGCTGTACCATTTCTGGTAAACACTTCAACATTGAAACCTCCCGAGGCTGAAGCAGTGTTTCCAGTTGTCATTTGAGTGACACTAATATTTCTTGACCCAGCAATCAGGTCAAAGAACATTGCCCAGTTTGAAGAACCACCGTTGTTTGAAGGACCAGGATTAGCTTGAATTGTGATTGTGTCTAAAAGATTTGGATTAAGAGCAGCAGTGTTATTTGTTTCAGAGTTTAAACTTCCGTTAAATGAAATAACGACAGCTGTTAAAATAAAAACAAAAACTATTGAATGTTTTAGATTTACTAACATATTGCCCCCAGTTTTATTTATACTTAACGGAACGTAATCAAAAATATGAAGAAACGCAAGTAAAATCTAATTTGGGTTTTTGTATATAATATAAGTGCTGAAATGAAAT
Above is a window of Ignavibacteria bacterium DNA encoding:
- a CDS encoding T9SS type A sorting domain-containing protein, coding for MLVNLKHSIVFVFILTAVVISFNGSLNSETNNTAALNPNLLDTITIQANPGPSNNGGSSNWAMFFDLIAGSRNISVTQMTTGNTASASGGFNVEVFTRNGTALGGPVGSGPGSSSDGWTSLGIVTVTQGPTTNGVSLVFTLPTISVLAFDTVGVAIKFMGAGPRYFGTGTPPYSTYADTNLTLITGDGRSAPFTPSGSWFASRAMVGEIRYVISPVTSLGNTGNVLPSNFKLGQNYPNPFNPVTRIQYSIPENSFVTLVVFDYLGREVQTLFNGVRTAGIYEASFNGSSLSSGVYYYRLTAEKFTDTKKMILTK